cctattccccctcaggagactgaaaagatttggcatgggtccttagatcctcaaaacgttttacagctgcaccatcgagggaTATatagactggttgcatcactgcctggtatggaaattGCTCGGTCTCTGACCACAAagagctacagagggtagtgcgtatggcccagtacatcactggggccaatgttcctgccatccaggacctctataccaggcggtgtcagaggaaggccctaaaaattgcaaAGACTAATGCCACCCTTGTCacagactgttccctctgctacctcatggaaagcggtaccggagcgccaagtctaggtccaaaatgcttcttaacagcttctaccaccaagccataagactgctgaacagctaatcaaatggttacccggactatttgcattaaccccccctgctgctactcgctgcttattatctatgcatagtcactttacacctACTTACATGTAGAATTACCTCAAATAATCTGTACCCGATTACTCCAGCTAatttgtttatttagtaaatagtcttcttaactcttatttttcttcaaactgcattgtaagtagggcttgtaagtatgcaTTTTATGGTacagtctacctacacctgttgtattcggtgcatgtgacaaataacattttatttgatttatttagcaaaaaaacgtttttttcacAGGTACAAATTTCTagatttgaaaaaaaaaacaataaatagATACATTCAGTTTACATTTATTGTATGACAATATTACGATTATACCTACCATGCTGTTTCACCTGTGGTGGCCTTGAAGTTCTACAGTACCATAGTTTTACTATTAATACCAGAGAGTGGatagacatctttgaaaacagGAAGAAAATCATTGATTCTTTGAAACTACAGAAATAATACACAAAGTCCTCTTCAGAATTCAGTGACATTGCTTCGGCACAAAGGACTGAAAACTAAGTTGAGATGTGTGGGTATAACTCAGACTTTCAGCGAAATCTTGAACTCATCTTGCACCAATGTGACGGTTGATGCTGTAGTACACTCCCACTGCACCAGGGCTGTTGTCATCTTAGTATCAATTCAGCATATTTTTGTTTGATTGTGATGACCTCAAAATCAGACTGTGGATCAATGCTCTGGAAGAGATGCTCTTGGTGAAAACCTAGAATCTTCTCTCACACGTAGGAGTGACGCAACCTGACGTAAGACAATGCTCACAGTCTGGAATACACATGGGGTTTGACACTGTGACAGAGATGCTCTTGCAAAAAATCTAGAATCTTCTTCCATGAGTCTTCCTGTGCAACGGCGTGAGGTTTGGCGAGGCCTCCCCACAGCACGACCACTGCAACAAGTTGGAATGACGGCTTTAGATTTAAGACATTTGAGACATGGTATTCCTATGACTGTGTAATGTAGACCTACATAAACATGCATTCAAGTTACAGTACATAAGAAAAATATAGAACTGTAAGGATCATTCGTGAACTAGTTTCATCTGGTGTGGTAATGTTGAGCTAGAGCAAAACATTGCAAATCCCTGTGGTCCCAGAGGAATGTATTGGGAATCCTATAGGAGCACAAGAACTATAAAAGCACAGTCTGTCTGCATGAATGACTCTGCAAAGGcacctctctgttgtcctggcTGCAACACAAAGGTACAAGCCCTGCAGTGGGGACCATAGGGAGGTTCAATCAGGTGACCAGCTCCAGGGTAGGACAGAGTGGTCAGCAGGTGACTGTTCCCTGCTCTCTCcatcatctgcgtcatctgagAAGGAGCAATTGATGAACTTTAACAGGGTTCCTATCCAAGCAATAGTTCTCACAAGAAATTatcccattgacatcaatgcatgatTTACCCTAAAGCCTGAGTTCAGCTCATGGAGAATACATCCATTCACGCAAATCCATTTTAAGAGTAGGCTACATAAGGACACACTCAATATTGACAGGAACATTGCTCACATCATCAGCTGATTCAACAGCAGCCCAATTCGTATCATCTTGTCCGACAACCAGTAGTAATGGACATGTTATCCTCCCCACCTGGGAAAAGAACAAAAAATATTGATTTATATCAAGACCACCATTTTGTGAATGAGGAAAATAAAATTCAAAACAAGCCGGCCGAGACCCAAGGTTCTGAAACGGTGAGTCTTTTACATCTACTTTCAGGTCAGAATCCTCTGGAATGGGTAGAAGAGTGTCCCTCCAGATTATGCAATTGTTCTCATCCATGCGAGACTTATGGACGTGTCTGCAAACACATGGTCAATGGTCAGGTGCAATTAATTAGTACGTTGTCCTCTCCCAAAGTCAATGCTATGCCAATATACAAACACATTCATAtgcacatatacacaaacacaggtacaaactCACTCTTTCATCACGTTGAAGGATTCCGCAATGGACTGGTTGGCTTTGAGTGTAAGAACATGGCTGCCACTGATGCACACACAACATATTGGCTAAAAAGGTATGACAAGCGGTCATTTACACTGTACATATTGGATAATTACATTTTTTCCCCGAGAAACATACATCATTTAGACTCATATAGTGATCAATAAAATGTATAGACAGACATGAATGTAATTTACTTTCCAATATCACTGCATGCAACATGGTAAACATTTCGCAACTACAAATCGGAAAATCATACTGATGAATTAAGACAGGGACATTATTGGTCTGGTGAAAGTACAAATGCATGTTTATCCAGAAAATGAACAGGAGATGAAAGGACTTGCATAGAGACGTACTTTTACAGTTTCTGAGAAGACAGCGAGGGATAAAGCGACTGAGGCACCAAAGGACGTGCCAAGCAGGGCAATTTTGTCAGAGGCCACTAGAGGGTGATCCTGCAGCAGTCTGAAAGCATTCTGAGACAAGAaatcaacattatacagtatgtaaGACAGTGGTTTTCAAAGTCCCCAAGTCAATTCCTCTTTTGTATCTCCATATGAAAATGGGGCAGATACACACCTCAATGTAATGGAAGCCAATGGTAGCAGCTTTCTGTGCATCTGGGAAGAGGTACATTAATGCCATGGCAGCAAAACCGTGGGATGCTAAGAGAGCAGCTCGATATTCCACCAGGCCGCCACCACCTCCCCACATGTCTAAAACTCCAGGGAAGGGTCCGGGACCTTCAGGATGACATGACAAAAACATGATTGTTAGTGTCTACCTGAGAGCAGAGCATGCATCTTTACATCTATGTACTGTATAGTTCTTTAGCTCTGTCCTCCATAGTGATGGGGTCGGATTTCGAAAATTTAAATATCGTTAATCATCAGTTGTACTAGAAACATGAGGAGTGCCATAGTCTGGTTtatacaccagaagttaatggttatctgtaggaggaatgtaTATGGTGGAGGCAATTAAGCTTGGAATGTACTGAGTGAAGGAAAGACGATCACATGTTGGCAGgcactgataagggtggagagatgtGGTTTGGTGAGGAAGGGTGCCGAGGTGCGGTCAGGTCACAttaagggagaaggaacagtttgTTGACACCATCACTTAACTTCCTGTCTAGTAATAAAGATGTAATgtttagagaggaggagactccTAAACTGGGGTATATATACTGCCACTGGTGGAACCATGTCTTTGTCTTATGCAGCTGTATGACCCAATGGGTGAATGAACATGGTTTTAGCTTTACTAATCATTTTCCAAGGTTAATTTAAACCTAAAAGTAAATAATTCATGTATTGTTGTATGTGTCTTGAACCTAGTTCAAGCAACTAAAACATACACTCCCCTTGTAGTGAATGCAGTTACAGTGAACAACCACCGATACAAATTGTCCTGCACGGATGTGATCACTCAGTATACTAGGCATGTAGTTTACCTGGTGGCAGGAACAGGGTACCTGTGACCCCTCCCTCTGTGATGTCGACCCTGCGGACTCCGGGGGCCATGTACCAGCGCTCTGTGACGACACTCGCCAGGGCCACCTGCTCCCTGAACCCCTGACTCACGTGTCCCCTGTACACAGAGATGTGCACCACCATGGGAGTGTGGACTTCTTTGATCCTGAATCTAAGGGTCAGAAAGTACCAACAGAACAGCTGGTAGCATCATTACATATGGTGGCAGATACTGAGAGGTTCAAAAGCACACAATCTCCAAAAATGAAACGTTAACAAAATCGGATGGTGTTGAAGTGCTTACCTGAGTCCAGTTCTACTGCCAGGTATTGGTCTCATGCTCGCCAACAAACCCATTGGATCAACACCCTCATATGTGCCCCCAAAACTTTCATCTTTGGCAACTATAAACAAAAAAACAAGGTCCAAACTTTTGGTAACTACATGCACATAAAGTAGCACAGAGATTAATTTGCGATTAAAATGTGTCTACTTTAGCCAAACATTTTTCACTTACACTGAGCAGTCTGTCAAAATCTTAGTCACATACTTTTTTACCTCATTCAAGTACTTGATGATAATAGATCATTAACCTCGCCATACTATATCAATCTCAGACCAGTGGTGTAAAGCatttaagtaaaaaaaaatctgtactTTACCTtttcaaaaataaaataatgtattttttactttttaaaataattttccGACACCCAAATGTACTCCTTACATgttaaatgcttagcaggacaggaaaatcgTCCAATTCACGAActaatcaagagaacatccctggtcatccctactgcctctgctcTGGTGGACTCacaaaacacaaatgcttagttagtaaattatgtctgagcgtTAGAGCGTGCCCTTGGCTAtccataaatgtaaaaaaaaatgtgccttctggtttgcttaatacaacgaatttgaaatgatttatacttttacttttcatacttaagtatattttagcaattgcatttactcttgatacttaagtacatttaaaagcAAATCATTctaaacttttactcaagtagtattttactgggtgactttccctAATACTTctatgaaggtactgtctcagacAAAGATGATTTAGCATTATTACTGAATGTTTCCCATTGGTATTTAGAGGTGTTTCTTTAGAAATTGGTTAAAGATATGATGAAATAATATCTCTCACCTGTGACCCTTCCCTGAGCATCACTGACATAGTGCCCAAACGCCTCCCAGTAGTCTGTGTCTTCAGACTGATGTAAAGAATGTAGTGTGACCTCCTGTGTCGGTGGTAAGTTCCCCACAACCACATGGAACTTCTCATCAAAGAGGGCTCTCCATGGTTTTACAGTCAACACAGGAACAGAATTCATGTCACAGATTGTTGTAGTGGAAATGTCCTCTAAAACAAATGCATTGACCCTCTCGTAATAGAAACTAAGAGAAGATGAGCCTTTGTTTGTCTGAACCCTATATTACAGAAATGTTCTGGTGATATAAGGATAAAAAATGATATTGACAGAAATGTTCTGGTGATATAAGGATAAAAAATGATATTTACAGAAATGTTATTGGATGCTTTGCCCTTACAGGGACTGCCCGTGCGTATTATGACTTAATGTATTAGATCACTGTCCTTGATCTCCCACGCACTTTGTCATCAACAAAGAACCGGATATCACCAGTTTAACATCTAACTCCAGACAAAATATTGCATGAAACAGCCTTTATCATGGGTCTCCTTGACATTGAAATCAATTAATAACATTAAACAATGAACATGTCAGAGCGTACATTTCTCTAAACTTTACAAACAATATTTATCAGACCTCAAAACATTTCAAAAAGTGCTTTAGAGCCTATAGTCCATAAAGCTACGGCCATTGAGCAAGAACTGTTTATTGAAAATCGGAGCAGTGGGAGTCATCACTGTAAAAATATAGCACTTTTGGTGTAAACAGGCTAATGATAACCCAtttcttaaaggcccagtgcagtcaaaaacatgattttcctgtgttctatatatatttccacactatgaggttggaataatactgtgaaattgtatgATAACGTCCTTTTAGTGTAAGAACGGTATGAAAAGACTGTCTGAAATTTCAGCCAGTTTTGGTGGGTTGGAGTTTTGGCCTCCTTGCCTAGTTAAAGCTGCAATATAACTTTTTGGgagacccgaccaaattcacatagaaatgtttgttatagatctgtcattgtcatcgaaagcaagtctaagaagcggcaGATCTATTCCATGTCCGCAATTTCTATGCCTTCCGTTCTTAAGTTTTTTTtccagttttgtacaccagcttcaaacagctgaaaatacaatatttttggttataaaaaatatatatcaccgCGGTTTAAataattgcttgttttgtcacaaactgaaattaggcaaactattagaattttagcaccCAGGAAATGGCAGTGATTTCTGAATAgtgcattttttatttcacctttatttaaccaggtaggctagttgagaacaagttctcatttacaactgcgacctggccaagataaagcatagcagtgtgaacagacaacacagagttacacatggagtaaacaattaacatgtcaataacacagtagaaaaaaaaagaaaaaaaaagtctatatacattgtgtgcaaaaggcatgaggaggtaggcgaataattacaattttgcagattaacactggagtgataaatgatcagatggtcatgtacaggttaTATAGAAATAGATTTCATATGAACAAGTATAAAGGTTGCTGCAGTTTGCCAGGGTTGAAATGTTTTCTTTAACCATATGACCTGATTAGAAAAATGATCTGGTTCCATCATAGCTCATataacatgtatttatttattactatGACATActgtttgtcacgccctggtcgaagtattttgtatttatcttcatttatttggtcaggccagggtgtggcatgggtttttgtatgtggtgtgtatgtattgggattgtagcttagtggggtgttctagttaagtctatggctgtctgaagtggttctcaatcagaggcaggtgtttatcgtacacaagtataggctgtttcggttttcattacgttctttgttttgtagtgtttataattgattcgtgttttacgtttgtttattaaacatggatcgcaatctacacgctgcattttggtccgactctccttctccacaagaaagccggtacagaatcacccaccaaccaaggaccaagcggcgtggtaaacagaggcagcagcaacagcagcagcaggagaagcaacaggtgcagcaggagcaacagcagcagcagcaaaggcagcagcaggagaagcaacagaagcagcagcagcagtgggagaggctgcactatttggataaatggacttgggaggagatccttgacgggaaaggaccctggacagagccaggggaatattgccgccccaaagccgagctggaggcagcgaaagcagagaggcggcattatgaggagctagcacggcacgGCAGAGCAAAAATTTCTGGGGAGGGGGGCAccgggagagtgtggcagagtcaggagtcagacctgagccaactccccctgtttactgtaaggagccatggatggaattggagctgtcggcgaagctgagtgctgagtctgagagtgttgaggatgtattggacagagtagagagaaagctgttggtttggcatagtatgcacggcattcGCCCTGAGGAGCGTGTTAGCTGTCCGATGTCACCCGTGTCAGTTCCTCGTACTCAGCCTGAAACGTGTGTTGGAGTTGCGGGAGatttgatgccggctatacacaccaggtctccagtacaccttcacaaGCTGGTGTGTCCTGTTCCTTGCACTCACCCGGAGGTGCGTGGCCCGGTACCACTAgtgccagctccccgcaccaggcttcctgtgcgtgtccccggcccagtgccagcaccacgcatcaggcctacagtgcgtcccgcctgtccagcgctgccggagccttcctcctctccagcgcagcctgagtctcccgcctgttcagcgctgccagagccttcctctccagcgttgccgtagcttcccgtctgcccagcgccgtcagtgccgtcagtctgcccagcgccatcagcgccgccagtctgcccagcgccgccagtctgcccagtgccgccagtctgcccagtgccgccagtctgcccagcgcagccagtctgcccagcggcgccagtctgcccagcccCGCCAGTggcgccagtctgcccagcgccgccagtctgcccagcgccgccagtctgcccagcgccgccagtctgcccagcgccgccagtctgcccagtgccgccagtctgcccagcgctgccagagcctttcgcctctccagcgctgccagagccttcctcctctacagcgctgccggagtctcctgcctgttcagcgcagccagagctgccagcctatATGAAGCAGCCAGaactgccagcctgcatggagcagccagagctgtcagtctgcatgaagcagccagagatgtcagtctgcatgaagcagccagagctgtcagtctgcatgaagcagccagagctgccagtctgcaaggagctgccagtctgcacggagccgccagagctgtcagtctgcatggagcagccagagctgtcagtctgcaaggagctgccagtctgcaaggagctgccagtctgcacggagccgccagagctgccagtctgtaagaagccgccagagctgtcagcctatatggagcagccagagccgccagtcagcatggagcagccagagccgccagtcagcatggagcagccagatagCATGGAGCAgcggggtgttctagttaagtctatggctgtctgaagtggttctcaatcagaggcaggtgtttatcgttgtctctgattgggaaccatagttaggcagccatattctttgagtgtttcgtgggtgattgtccttagtgtccttgttcctgtctgtgttagtttacacaagtataggctgtttcggttttcattacgttctttgttttgtagtgttttataattgattcgtgttttacgtttgtttattaaacatggatcgcaatctacacgctgcattttggtccgactctcct
This portion of the Oncorhynchus nerka isolate Pitt River unplaced genomic scaffold, Oner_Uvic_2.0 unplaced_scaffold_10___fragment_4___debris, whole genome shotgun sequence genome encodes:
- the LOC115144832 gene encoding acyl-coenzyme A thioesterase 1-like — translated: MNSVPVLTVKPWRALFDEKFHVVVGNLPPTQEVTLHSLHQSEDTDYWEAFGHYVSDAQGRVTVAKDESFGGTYEGVDPMGLLASMRPIPGSRTGLRFRIKEVHTPMVVHISVYRGHVSQGFREQVALASVVTERWYMAPGVRRVDITEGGVTGTLFLPPGPGPFPGVLDMWGGGGGLVEYRAALLASHGFAAMALMYLFPDAQKAATIGFHYIENAFRLLQDHPLVASDKIALLGTSFGASVALSLAVFSETVKPICCVCISGSHVLTLKANQSIAESFNVMKEHVHKSRMDENNCIIWRDTLLPIPEDSDLKVDVGRITCPLLLVVGQDDTNWAAVESADDMTQMMERAGNSHLLTTLSYPGAGHLIEPPYGPHCRACTFVLQPGQQRVVVLWGGLAKPHAVAQEDSWKKILDFLQEHLCHSVKPHVYSRL